The genomic stretch TGCATCtatcacttttttcctttttttctgtacctttataaaattttaattgtgaaatgcatcatatacacaaaagaatgaataaaatgtatGTGTACAATTTAAAGAGTTCAATAAAGACAAAATCCAAACACCCGAAACCACACTACCCAAGTTAAGAAGTGAAACGTCGCCAGGACTTGCTGCTCGGGtgctcctcctctcccctctagAAGGAACAACTATTCTGACATTGGTGTTCATCTTTGTCTTGCTTTTCTCTATAGTTCTCTATAGTATCACGCTTATATTTGCATGCTTAGACAATATATTGCTTAGTTTTGGAAAACCAGGTGGTGAATACAAACCTGGCTGATGAGGGGAGAACATCATTCCCACTGTTGTGGGAGGCTCCCAGGAGCCATGTTCTATATTTTGCTCATGGTCTGGCTCCACCTTCTTGGTTAGTTTGCAGGAGCATCCGAGGAGGGCAGCAGTGAGGCTTCGCAAACACTGCGAGCTGTGGGCTGGGGCCAGTGAAGCAGAGCTGGCCAGTGCAGAGTTGTATTTGGGATGCATCTGCTCATCCAGGGATCTCATTTCCCAATACCCCTTATATTCGTGAAATGAAAAAGAGACTGGGTTCCTGAATCTCCTCAGGAAGGAGGCATGTTCACAGACCAGGAACCCCTCACTTGAACTATTCTGCGATgttttagtccatttgggctgctatagcaGAATATCAGAGACTAGAggtcttataaacaacagaaactcacagttttggaggctgggaagatcACGATCAAGGTCTGGCAAAGGACTGCTTCCTGGatcatcttcttgctgtgtcctcacatcacctcatggtgtagccactatggaaaacagtatggaggttccttaaaaaactaaaagtactctgtggtgacctaaatgggaaggaaatctaaaaaaaggtgatatatgtatacatataactgattcactttgctgtacagcggaaactaacacaacattgtaaagcaactatactccaatgaaaagtaaaaaggaaaacaaccaaaaaacaaaaaccaaaaactaagaggagaactaccatgtgatccaccaattccactcctgggcatatatccagaaaaaaacaaaaactgtaattcgaaaagatacatgcaccacaattttcatagcagtactatctacaatagccaagacatggaagcaacccaagtgctcatcaacagatgaacggataaagaagattccatatgtatatatatatatatatatatatatatatatatatatatagagagagagagagagagagagagagagagagagagagaagctacacgttagacatttttttttcttaagcaaaaTTTGTATTGAACCATTGCATACATACAGAGAAATGTGCAACTCTTAAGTGCATAACTCCATAACATGTCACAAATGTATCATTTGGTGGTCAAAGAAGGCTTGTCAGAGCACGTGCTGTCTGATCTGTACTTTCTTTCCTTTGGGGCTTTGAAGATTTTAGTCCATTACTTCCTGGTATTCAATGTGGAAAAGTTTGACATCAATATAATTTTGGTTCCTGATTTGGTATTTTGTATTTTCCTCCTAAGTGTGAGCCTTATatcttctttacttttaaaaattaaaaaagttcaatatatttgaatatggtcgtttaaaattaatttagtcTAAACCCAATTTTcagattcatttaaaaactagcaagatattttacatttaaaaaatattgggaTGGGTGAAAATGGTAagagggtacaaacttccagttataagataaataagtcctggggatataaTGCATAgcacggtgactatagttaaccatactgtattgcatatttgaaagttgctgagagagtagatcttaaaagctctcatcataaaaaaaaaattgtaattacgtgtgatgatagatgttaactaaacttattgtggtaatcattttgcaatatatacatatatcaaattattacgttgggggcttcccaggtggtgcagtggttgagagtccacctgctgatgcaggggacacaggttcgtgccccggtccgggaagatcccacatgccgcagagtggctggacccgtgagccatagccgctgagcctgtgcatccggagcctgtgctctgcaacgggagaggcccgtgtactgcaaaaaaaacaaaaaccaaaaaacaaacaaacaaaaaattactacattgtatacctaaaactaacacaatgttatatgtcaattacatctcaattttttaaaaaataaaggaaaatgtcaGAATCCCCAGAACTAaggaatcaaaatgaaaaacaagtatCTCACCATTCCACTGCCTTAACCCcctcaaaatattaagaatattttcaCAATCCCCCTAATATCTTATACACTGCCTGTTCATGCTTTGTACCTAGGAAAGGTACATGCTAAGTGTACTGTTAGCACCTTCTCCATGTGGGCCACACATTAAAATTATCACACGGACAACTGATAATTGAGCTCTTGCAAAGAATTACtctcaaaaataacaaaataaaacattgaaattggtatgtattttacacttataaCACAACTCAGTTAGGACGAGCCACATTTCAAGGTTTCAACAGCCACATGTGCTTGGTGGCTACTGGATGAGACAGTGCAGTTCTGGTTCTGCTACAAGGAGGGGGAAACTCTATCTGTCTGGGTCCTTGAATGTTTGAGTGGAGCCGAGCTCCCTGAGGACCCCTGGGGGACAGTAACATGAGCAAGcaataaatattgtttatttgagttttgcTTGTTGCAACAGCTCTTAATTGCTTACTCTGAGTAGACTCCCCAAGAAGCTGAGAGACATTGAATTATAAACTATAAGAAACTaagcagagagaccagttaggatCCCATTAcagtgcaacttttttttttaaatttatttattttggttgcaccaggtcttagttatggcaggcgggctccttagttgtggcatgcaaactcttagtagtggcatgcatgtgggatctagttgcttgaccagggattgaacccctgtcccctgcattggaaggcagattcttaaccactgtgctaccagggaagtccccctttacAGTGCAACTTTAAACGTGACTCTGGAgttagggaggagggagaggatacGAGACAACTGATGAGGGGTTTGTCCTTCGTTGGATGAGAGGAGTGAGTGACAGAGAGAAATCTAGGTTTTTTTGCTCAGATGAACAGGTGATATCATTTGAGTAGATAAAAAAGGCAGTAGAGAAGCTAGTTTGGCAATAGAGCTCATGACTTTAGTTTTGTCTGTTGACTTTGAGGTGTCTCTGGACAACTGGTTCAAAGTTTACCTCAATATTGActgtctgctgtgtgccaggtcaGGTGCTGATGGGCTGGCTCTCAAGGGACCACCAACTGGTTAAAAGAAAGAGCTCATATCGTATGTAAGAGTAGTGATAAGTGATACCTACAGTGCTTTTGGAGCCCAGAAGAGAGAGACTTGATTTGGGATTGCTGGAGTGATAGGTCCAGGAAGGCTCTTTAAAGGAGATGATACCTACGTGGAGAGAATGAGTAGAGCAGTGGGGGTAGGGCGGAGTGCGGAGGGCAGGTGTCCTAgcccatttgggctgctataacaaaatagcaCATATTTTGGGTGGCTTATATGCaggagaaatttatttcttacagttctggaaggctgagatcaaggtgccagcatgatTGAGCGAGGACTGTCTTCTGGGTCCAAGatttctcattgtgtcctcacctggcagaagggagagggagctctctggagcctcATTAATAAGGGTGCTAATCGcattcatgacctaatcacctcccaatgATCCTGCCTTCTCAGTCCCATCACTTTTGGGGTTAggattcaacatataaattttggggggacacagacaCTCAGACCATGCCAGCAGGGTATGAATAGCGGaacaggaagggagaagggggtaAAGGTATACAGGTAGAGCGGACCGCATGACACAGGCACTGAGGTCAAGAACAGCGTGGCAGTCAAGATTGCAGGGTGAAACGTCAAGGAGGAAGCAGCATGAGATAAAGGAGGAGCACGACCAGGGCCAGGTTACAGAGGGTGTCTTTTGTCATGTCTGATTTTGTGCCATAGATAGATGTTGGAGGATAGATCAACAGCAACGACAGGCAGGAAGCTGTTCCAATAGCTGGAGGGAAGTGAGAAAAGATGAAGTCCTGAACCTGGGCAGGGAAGGCGTTAATTTGAGAACTTTAAGGAAGTGAAACAATGAGTTTGGGGATTTGTGGGTGTCGGgagtgagagagaggaagagggaagagtcaGGGATGCCTCGCAGATTTCTAGCAGAGGTGATGGGGTGAATGATGGTGCTAACTGGGGGAAATGAAGGGAGAATAAAAGTAACACACGTCAGGGGAGAAGAGGCTTGGAAAGCAACTGCCTCTTCCCACCCTCAAAATTCCCAGGAATATAGTCTAGTGGGAAATCATGGTTCAGGACTGTGGATGTATATGCCCTTTTCTTGCTCTCCGTCCCAAAGGAAAAACACAGTTTTATTTTCACCACTACCATTCAAGGAAAAGTGAGAAATGAACAGCAGGGAGAGGTTTTAAAGCATAGACTGTGAGAAACTGTCAGTGGCAGCTGCCTGTGAATCTTCTGTGTGGAAACCATGGTGGGAGTTGGTCATGAGACTCAAGATCTCAGGGCACAAAAACAATGGAAGCAGTGGGGCTGGAGAAGATGACCCCTGGGTTTggaattggaaaagaagcagagaaaagccaTGGCCCTCTGGGTACGGCTGGAGTTTCGAGAATAAAATATTGCAGAAGATGGTCTTTCGAGAAGCAGGGAGCCTGTGGGTCCAGCCTGAGAATTCTCAGGGGCACCCAGAAGTAGGGCAAGTAGGACACGCTGGGCCATGATTGGGGAAAATGGTTATGACTTGAAACTTGAAACTACTCTGAAATTGAATATggttcagtttttattttacttgggCTGAACTTTTCTCATGCTTGAAGTTTGTTTTGCCCCAGTGGCTCTTTTCTGTGTCCTGGGGTGCACAGAATCAGAGGCCGAGGGCAGGAGAGCTTGTCCTAGGGGTGTGACCTGAGCAAGAGAGAAATGTTCCTTTCTAGATCTCTGGTTGACATTAATCTTCAAAAGCAGACTGAGCTTGGGGAGACACTGCCATTCTAGTCTGAAAACAATGTCTTCTCCCAGAACTTCCTCCTTCCTGTCAAACCTCAGGTCATACCTTTGGGAGgatctttttctttcccccataTGATCTTTAAAAATGACATGTCATTTTCCCAGggccattatttttatttgtttaattcacTCCAGAGTGCACGTGTCCACAGCACTGGCTAATAGTATGCGGGCCTCCATTCTGTACTGTCTTGAATAACATTGAGAACTTGGACTTGGGGTGGGTGGAGGTTGTTGCTACTCAAAGGCATGCTTTGTTTTGCTCTATTGATAAATTTGTACACCCTTCCAAATAGGAAAGAGCTGAGCTCACGGAAGTCCTTTTAAtgagaaaacaaataaggaaacaaattttCTTCCCAAACTTTATTATTATCAATTGTTTTTATTACAAGAGTTTAACAGAGCAGAGTTAGACTTGCTGTCTCTCTTGTGAAACCTCAACAATTTACAAAGTTAAGGTAATAAATATGAAACTAGGTTGTCTTTCTTTTCAGCCATGTCATGCACTGCTAAGAGACAATGAGAAGAAAATCCTGTAGCCATATGCAGTACAAACTCAGAAATTTTCACCTGCTATTTAATCCTACCTAGGATTTTCCTAGGCAGTACAGATACTCATATATTTCACTTTTCTCTAAAGACTAAGAAACATAAATAGATCCATAAATAATAGCTCATATAAATATAGGTTTtaccttttaaataataaaattcccAAGTCTGGAATCTtgtcttaaaaaatacaaaataaggtATGTAATTCATTAAAATGGAATCTCATGCCCCAAAGTTATCTCGGGgcctattaaatacataaataacttaAAGCCCTTAGAAAAGCAAACAAGAAGCAAATTGGTACTCAGTCTAAAACTTCCTCCTTGGGGAAAGGGAAAAATGGTTCAGATTCTATCTCTAAATCAGTGTTCCCTCTGGAGTTTCCACTGGATGAACTAAGAACCCTGGTGATTTTGGTCAGAAATGGGGCTGGATCTACTCTCCAGAAAACCTAACAGATTTGGGGAGTAGGGGTCAGACTGGAAGCTCTTAAGCCATGTGGCGGACAATGGGGGTGACACAGGTGCAGCCCACGGCCACCAGCATCTTCTCCAGCCGGAAGGAGTGGGGGCAGTGCTGGGGCTCCCTTCGCAGGACCAGGATCTCTTGCTGGATGGGGACGGAGTTCATGTGATGGTCCACCTTCCCTTCAGCATTGACACAGCCCGAGTGGCTGCACTTGGCCTCCCAGATCACAGAGGGGTACCTCTCAGCATCTTCATTGCGGCTGCAAGGGAGACAAAAGCCAGGAAGAAAGTGAATCCCTGGTAGAGCAGGAAGGAAATCAAACAGGAATAAACAGAGGGAGACAAATTCACAGGGGCACAAATGATAGGCATTGTGAATTCTCTAAGTGCTGTTAGTCTGAAAAAGAAGTAGTTTGGGGAAAACTTGTGTTTCAAAGCCCATGAAGTGTTatagaaaaaaagacaatgattAGTTTTTCCCAATTTCTAGCATACACAAAAGAAGATAGactgaaaccacagaaaggaTTTAAATTTGACACAAAGGTTAATTTCTTTAGGGTACATTTGATAGATGAAAAAAGACTAAAGGAATAGTATAGAAACAAGATAACTGTTAATCTGACTTAATGAAGTCTGTCTTTGAAGCAGAGAATGCACTCAAATTTTATCTGACAGCACACTGATGGAACAGAGCCCATGGCTGATATGAAGGGCTGCAAACAAAATCTTAAGCCCCTTTAtaaccttctcttctctctcccctccagctGAGTGAATAATTTGCTTCGActtctgaattcatttatttgaacTATTCTTAGTAAGTAGAAGTAAGAAGACGAGAAACCCTACAGTCAGGTGAATCTGTAGGCTCCATATAACTGAGGTTTATTTGCCtaaaatcaaattatcaaaatacATTTTGTACTTAATCCATCTAAATACTAGATGTACTAAGGACACAGCAAATATTGGTCTGTTGGGGATGTTGTCTAAGTCAAAAAAGGGTGGAAACACCCAGCATGATACTTCTTCCACTGGTATTCAAGCTACATTTTCCCAGTGTTAATACAaccaaaaaaagcacaaaaatccCAGTTAGTTAATAGTTATTTTCAACACATCTTCTCTGGGAGCTCTGGTAAAGAGAATTCAAGCACTAATCTCCTACGATAaatgtctatttctttttaaaataaataaacaacagacTTGGGGTGTCATAAATATGAGAATGATAACCACCGTTCATTTGGATGGATTTCTGGGACAATAAGAACTAGTAGAATAGGTGTTATGGGGGCTGGGGAGAGCTGTGCTCTATCAAAGAAATCTGTAGAATgaaagtttgagaatcattggTTTACACAATGGCCCTTCCAGTTTTGATGGATGATTCTGAGTGAGTAATACCATTCTCAAGGTGATTTAACTGGCAGTCTGATACATACAGGGTAGAAGAATACAGAGATTTTATCTGGGACTCTTACGTACTGGAGAGTCCAAGGTGAGGTGGAGCGTTTGTAGTAATCGGAGGGTCTTCTGGAATTCGTGTTCCGGTTAAGGATGTTTAGGTTGACCCTCACATACTGTGGGAAGTTCTTGTCCTCAATATGCGGGCAGCCTGGACTTTGTGGGATTATGATTCCTGCCTTCACAAGAGCCACCAgactcagcagcagcagcagtgactGGAACTGggtgggaaaagagagagaggtgggaGACCGGGTTAGTACTACATGGATTTTGTCAACAAAGTGTGGTGATGATGGAATTGCTGATAGTTGAGAACATGCTGTGGACAAAGACAATCTATACTAAATTTTCAGATCTGTTAAATGAAAAGCTGGTTAGATGAACAAAATAATATTAGGATGGCATTTCTACCAGTcttgaacatttttcttttttgacttagAAAAACCACATTATTCATTGGCTGGCAGTAATTTTAGTGAAGATGGCAAGTCATCAACCTGTCAGTACATGCATCACTCTCAGGTCATTGGGATGGTAATGACCTTGATTTTCTAGGAAGAAATGTCCTCCTGCACCATCGATCCCACCCCTTGCATTCTGTGAAACCCTATGTGAAATCAAATGTACACCTTAGAAATAAAGGGCGGTAGAAAATCCATGTGGTATCAGTTAAAAATTCTGTTGGTACCACTGGCAAACATCCAACCCAAAATGGACCCCCCTTATGTTTTTCTTAGGTATATTTCCCAGTTTTTCTAAATTTACATATACTGATTCTGTAATCAAATTGGGTTTCAAGAAAGACGTTTGaacttaaatactttaaaaacataaagactggggcttccctggtggctcagtggttgagagtctgcctgccaatgcaggggacacgggttcga from Mesoplodon densirostris isolate mMesDen1 chromosome 10, mMesDen1 primary haplotype, whole genome shotgun sequence encodes the following:
- the IL17A gene encoding interleukin-17A, with protein sequence MARVRTSSVSLLLLLSLVALVKAGIIIPQSPGCPHIEDKNFPQYVRVNLNILNRNTNSRRPSDYYKRSTSPWTLHRNEDAERYPSVIWEAKCSHSGCVNAEGKVDHHMNSVPIQQEILVLRREPQHCPHSFRLEKMLVAVGCTCVTPIVRHMA